The nucleotide sequence TCCGGGCTGTAGGACGACGCGGTGCCCGAGACGAAGAACTCCTCGGCCGCGTATCCAACGCTGTCAATCTCGAAGGCGCCCAGCAGCAGATTGGGTTTCCCGGGTATGGCTTCGAGCACTGGTTCGGTCATTCGCTAGAGCTTAAGGGGCAACCCGAATTTCGCGAACAACGAGTCGTCGAGGAACGCCACCACGTGCGTCACCCCGTCGGCGCGCATGTCCAGCACGTGCAGTTGAAACGGCACGTGCACCTCACCGGCGCGCATATACATGGCCGCGGCGGGCTGGCCGTTGGCGACCAGCGGGAGCATGCGCATGTCGCCGGGAAGCTCGGCGGGGCACTGCTGGTGGATCAGCGTGATGATGGCCGGCGCGCCCTGGTACCAGCCGGTGTAGGGCGGCATCTCCCAGATGGCCTCGCGGGTGAACAGCTCCACCAACCGGTCGATGTCGTAGGTTTCGAACGCCGCGATGTAGCGGGCCAGGCGGTCCTGCGCCTCGGGGGAGTCCGGGTCCGACAACCGGTCGGCGGGCCCGACGGCGTCCAGCTGCGAGCGGGCCCGCTGCAGCAGGCTGTTGACGGCGACCGTGGTGGTCCCGATCGCCTCGGCCACCTCGGCCGCCTTGAACTGCAGCACGTCGCGCAGCAGCAACACCGCGCGCTGCCGGGGGGAGAGGTGCTGCAGCGCGGCGACGAACGCCAGCCGCACCGACTCCCGGGACCCGGCGATGACCGCCGGGTCGGCCGCGTCCGCGGTCGGGTCGGTCAGGTCGGGCAGCGGCTCCAGCCAGGCCACTTCACGGCGTTCCACCAGTTCTGCGGTGGGGTCGGAGCTCGACGTCCCGAGCCCGGTCGGCAGCGGCCGGCGCTGACGGCCCTCCAGCGCGGTCAGGCAGGTGTTGGTGGCGATGCGGTGCAGCCAGGTCCGGATCGACGACTTGCCCTCGAATCGGTCGAAGGCCTTCCAGGCCCGCAGGAATGTCTCCTGCACCAGGTCTTCCGCGTCGTGCAACGAGCCCGTCATCCGGTAGCAGTGCGCGAGCAGCTCGCGGCGGTACGGCTCGGCATGTGCCGAGAAGTCTCCGCCGGTTGCGCTGGCTGGTTCGGCCCGCACGGTCACGGCCACAGCCTACGCAGGCTCTCTGACATCCGTGTTTACCGAGCCATTACGCTGCCCGTAATGACAACCCGCACTGAACGGCATTTCGACGGGGTCGGCGGCGTGCGCATCGTCTATGACGTGTGGACGCCCGACGTCCCGCCGCGCGCGGTGGTGGTGCTGTCACACGGTCTCGGGGAGTACGCCCGTCGCTACGACCACGTCGCGCAGCGGTTCGGCGCCGACGGGCTGGTCACCTACGCCCTGGACCACCGCGGCCACGGCCGCTCGGACGGCAAGCGGATGCTGGTGCGGGACATCTCGGAGTACACCGGCGACTTCGACACCCTGGTCGGGATCGCCCGGCGCGAGCATCCCGCGCTCAAATGCGTCGTGCTGGGCCACAGCATGGGCGGCGGGATCGTGTTCGCCTACGGCGTGGAACGCCCGGACAACTACGACCTGATGGTGTTGTCGGCGCCGGCGGTGGCGGCCCAGGAGCTGGTGAACCCGCTGATGGCTTTGGCCGCCAAGGGGCTCGGCGTGCTGCTGCCGGGTGTGCCGGTGCAGGAACTCGACGTCGACGCCATCTCGCGTGACCCCGAGGTGGTGGCGGCATACAAGAACGATCCGCTGGTGTACCACGGCCGGGTTCCCTTCGGCATCGGCCGGGCGCTGCTGCAGGTCGGTGAGACCATGCCGCAGCGGGCGCCGGCCTTGCATGCGCCGCTTCTGGTGGTCCACGGTTCCGACGACCGGCTGATACCGCTGGACGGCAGCCGCCGCCTGATCGGGTGCGTGGGGTCCAGCGACGTCGAGTTGAAGGTGTACCCCGGGCTGTACCACGAGGTCTTCAACGAGCCGGAACGCGACCAGGTGCTCGACGACGTCGTTTCCTGGATCACCAAACGGCTGTAATGCCAGATGTCGTACGGCTTTAGTACTTTGGCGGCATGACCGACGACAAAATGTTGGCGCGCATCGCCGCGCTGCTACGTCAGGCCGAAGGCACCGACAACGTCCACGAGGCCGACGCCTTCATGACCGCCGCGCAACGGTTGGCGACCGCGGCATCCATCGACCTGGCGGTGGCCCGCTCGCACTCGGCCAACCGCTCGGCCGCGCAGGCTCCCACCCAGCGCACCATCACCATCGGGACGGCGGGCACGCGCGGGCTGCGGACGTACGTGCAGCTGTTCGTGGTCATCGCGGCGGCCAACGACGTGCGCTGCGATGTCGCGTCGAATTCGACCTTCGTCTACGCCTACGGGTTCGCCGAGGACATCGACGCCAGTCACGCGCTCTACGCCAGCCTGGTGGTGCAGATGGTGCGGGCTTCGGATAGCTACCTGGCCTCCGGTGCGCACCGGCCCACGCCGACGATCACGGCCCGCCTCAACTTTCAGCTGGCGTTCGGCGCCCGCGTCGGGAAGCGGCTGGCCGAGGCCCGCGAGGAGACCAGGCGCGAGGCTACCAAGGATCGTCGCCGTCCGCCCGGCACAGCTATTGCCTTGCGGGACAAGGACATCGAGCTGCGCGACTACTACCGCGGCGCGTCGCAGGCGCGCGGCACCTGGCGGGCCAGTAGCGCGACGGCGGGGTATTCGTCGGCGGCCCGGCGGGCGGGTGACCGGGCCGGCAGGCGTGCGCGGTTGGGTACCAGCCCCGAGCTGCCGGGGGCGCGCAGCGCGTTGCGCGGGTGAGGGACTCGCAGCGTGCGAAGGTCTACGCGGCCGAGGATTTCGTCCGGACGATGTTCGACCGCGCCGCCGAACACGGATCGCCCAGCATCGACTTCTTCGGCACGCAGCTGACGTTGCCGCCCGAGGGGCGGTTCGGGTCGGTGGCGTCCGCCCAGCGCTATGTCGACGACGTGCTCGCGTTGCCGGCGGTGCGCCGGCAGTGGCCGCAGGTCTCGCCGCTGCGGGTGCGGCCGCGGCGCGCCGCCACCGCCGCGCACTACGAAAACCGTGATGGCGCTGGCGTTATCGCGGTGCCCGACCGGGACACCGCCGACTGGGCGCTGCGCGAACTGGTGGTGCTGCACGAGGTGGCGCACCACCTGTGCCGCGCCGAGCCGGCGCACGGCGCGGAATTCGTCGCGACGATGTGCGCGCTGACCGAGCTGGTGATGGGGCCAGAACTCGGGCACGTGCTGCGCGTCGTTTATGCCAAAGAGGGCGTGCGCTGACGGTAGTCGCGGCATAGTGGAGAGCCGTGACGAGACGAGTCGCGATTGCCGCGCTGAGTGTCTTGACCGTCGTGGTCGCCGGCTGTGGAAATCAGGCGCCTCCGACCGCCAGCACTTCCACGTCCGCGGCCCCGCCGCCTCCGCCCGCCTCCCTCAACGGCTCGACGGTGTCGCTGACCGCGAACTACCCGACGGTCGACCAGGTGTTCACCAACACCGTCACCGGCACCGTCCCCGTCAGCTGGCCGAAGGGCACGCTCTACAGCACCCGCAACAAGCTGGTGCAGGTGAACGCCAGCTTCGACGTCGCCGGAACCCAGGTGACGGAGACGTTTCTGACGAGTGCGCGGCTGGGGACGGGCACGTTCAACGGCCCGGTCTACAAGTTCACCGGGGCGCCCGCGATCACCAAGGTGACCGTCGATCCACGGAGCGACCCTACCGTCGCGCCCGTCGGCATCGCATTCACGGCCGACTCGATCAGCGTGAATGATTCGGGGCTGACGGTCACCGACGGCGCCAAGCAGATCCTGGACGTCACCTTCGCGACGCCGTGAGCCTCGACTGGGAGCACGCCGCCCAGCGTGCTCGCGAGACCGAGCAATCGATGACCGACGACGAGCGGTTCTCGCTGCTTGTCGCGGTGATGGGAGCCAGCGAATCCTGGCCCCTGCACGACGAACGCATCCCGCCCGGCATCGCGATGAGCGCGGGCTATGTGCCCGGGGTTCCCCGGCTCGGTGTCCCCGCGCTGCGGATGAGTGACGCGGGCCTCGGCGTCACCAATCCTGGCTTCCGTCCCGGCGATACCGCCACCGCGCTGCCCGCCACGCTCGCGCTGGCCGGCAGCTTCAACCCGGCGCTGGCGCGGGCCGCCGGCGAGGCGATCGGCCGGGAAGCCCGCAGCCGCGGGTTCAACGTCCAGCTGGCCCCCGCGATGAACCTGACGCGCGATCCGCGCAACGGCCGCAACTTCGAATACCTTTCGGAGGACCCGCTTTTGAGCGCCACCATGGCCGCGGAGACGATCGCCGGCATACAGGCGCAGGGCGTGATCGCGACGGTCAAGCACTACTCGCTGAACTGCAACGAGACCAACCGGCACTGGCTGGACGCGGTCATCGATCCCGACGCACACCGCGAATCGGACCTGCTGGCCTTCGAGATCGCCATCGAGCGCGCGCAGCCCGGCGCGGTGATGGCGGCCTACAACAAGGTCAACGGCGACTACTGTTCGGCGAACCACGTCTTGCTCAATGAGGTGCTGAAAGGTGTTTGGGGATATCGCGGTTGGGTGATGTCCGATTGGGGCGGCACCCCGAGCTGGGAGTGCGCGCTGGGCGGCCTCGACCAGGAGTGCGGGGCGCAGATCGACGCCATCCTGTGGCAGTCCGAGGCGTTCACCGATCGGCTGCGCGCCGCCCACGCCGAAGGAGAGTTTTCCCGGGAGCGGCTGTCGGACATGGTCCGGCGGATCTTGACGTCGATGTACGCCGTCGAAATCGACCGATGGGACACCGCCGCGGATACGCCGGATATGTTTGGGCACAACGAGATTGCGCTGGAGATCGCACGGCAGGGAATCGTGCTGCTGCAGAATCGCGGCGCGCTGCCGCTCGGGCCGGATTCGGCCGCGCGGATCGCCGTCATCGGCGGCTACGCGCACACCGGTGTCCCGATCGGCTGCGGGTCCAGCGCGGTCGTCCCGCCGGGCGGCTTCGCCGACGTGATCCCGATCGGTGGCGCCGGCCTGACAGCCGGGCTGCGCAACCTGTACCTGCTGCCGTCCAGGCCACTCAGCGAGCTGCGAAAACAGTTGCCGCACGCGCAGATCGAGTTCGACCCCGGCATCAGTCCGGCCGAGGCGGTGCTCGCCGCGCGGCGGGCCGACATCGCGATCGTGTTCGCGATCCGCGTCGAAGGGGAGGGCTTCGACGGCGCCGACCTGTCGCTGCCGTGGGGTCAGGACGCGGTGATCGCCGCCGTCGCGGCCGCCAACCCGAACACGGTCGTGGTGCTCGAGACCGGCAACCCGGTGGCCATGCCCTGGCGGGACTCGGTGAACGCCATTGTGCAGGCGTGGTATCCGGGCCAGGCCGGCGCGCGGGCCATCGCGGAAATCCTTGCCGGCCAAGTGAACCCGTCGGGCCGGTTGCCGATCACCTTCCCGGTGGATCTGGGTCAGACCCCGCGCCCGGAGCTCCCCGACCTCGGCGCCCCGTTCGGGACGCCGAGCACGATCCGCTACACCGAGGGCGCCGAGGTCGGCTACCGATGGTTCGCCCACACCGGTCAAACGCCGATGTTCGCGTTCGGCCACGGGTTGTCCTACACCGACTTCGACTATGGCGACTTGGTGGTGAGCGGCGGCGACACCGTGCGGGCCAGCTTCAGCGTCACCAACACCGGTGACCGCAGCGGGGCGGACGTCCCTCAGCTGTACCTGACCGCCGCGCCCGGCGAGCAAAGGCTACGGCTGCTGGGATTCGAACGCGTCGAGCTGGAACCCGCCGAGACCCGCCGCGTCACCATCGAGGCTGATCCGCGCCTGCTCGCCCGCCACGACGGCGGGTGGCGGATCCGCTCGGGCAGTTACACCGTGGTGGTGGGCGCGTCGGCGGTCGCCCCGCGGTTGATGGCCGAGGTCGAGCTGACCGGGGGCGCGCTACAACCGCCCTAAATCAATTCCACGCGCGTAAAGTGCTTTGGACGGTCTGTGCATTTTCCGAGTTTCCTTTGGAATGACGGGGGCCCGTGGTGTCGTCCGATCTAAACGCCTCACCCGAGGGTTTAGCGTCGGCGTCGGCTGGGCTGAGCGGGGTCGGGGAGGACATCAGCCAGGCGACGTCCGCCGCGGCACCGTCGACGACGTCGATCGCACCCGCCGCCGCCGATGAGGTGTCGGCGGCAGTCACGCGGTTGTTCGCTACGTATGGCCAGCAGTTCCAGGTACTGAGCGCGCAATCGGCGGCGTTTCACGCCCGGTTCGTGCGGCTGCTGTTCTCGGGTGGGGCGGCCTATGCCCTTGCCGAGGCGGCGAACACCGACCCGCTGTGGGGTGGCACCGGTTCCGGCGGATCAGGCGGGAACGCCATCGTAGTGAGCAGCAAGCGTCGCGCCGGCGGGATCATCGGCGGCGGCAATGGCGGTGCCGGCGGCTTCGTCAACTTCTACGGCAACGGCGCGGGCCCATGCGGCACCGTCGGCTGACAACCGACGGCGCCGTCTGAGCAGGGGTTATTGAACCGGAACCAACTCGTCGCCGCAGGTGCAGCGGTAGGGCTCACCGGAGCCGGAGCAGTGGCAGGCG is from Mycobacterium conspicuum and encodes:
- a CDS encoding DUF2786 domain-containing protein; this translates as MTDDKMLARIAALLRQAEGTDNVHEADAFMTAAQRLATAASIDLAVARSHSANRSAAQAPTQRTITIGTAGTRGLRTYVQLFVVIAAANDVRCDVASNSTFVYAYGFAEDIDASHALYASLVVQMVRASDSYLASGAHRPTPTITARLNFQLAFGARVGKRLAEAREETRREATKDRRRPPGTAIALRDKDIELRDYYRGASQARGTWRASSATAGYSSAARRAGDRAGRRARLGTSPELPGARSALRG
- a CDS encoding alpha/beta hydrolase codes for the protein MTTRTERHFDGVGGVRIVYDVWTPDVPPRAVVVLSHGLGEYARRYDHVAQRFGADGLVTYALDHRGHGRSDGKRMLVRDISEYTGDFDTLVGIARREHPALKCVVLGHSMGGGIVFAYGVERPDNYDLMVLSAPAVAAQELVNPLMALAAKGLGVLLPGVPVQELDVDAISRDPEVVAAYKNDPLVYHGRVPFGIGRALLQVGETMPQRAPALHAPLLVVHGSDDRLIPLDGSRRLIGCVGSSDVELKVYPGLYHEVFNEPERDQVLDDVVSWITKRL
- a CDS encoding glycoside hydrolase family 3 protein; this encodes MTDDERFSLLVAVMGASESWPLHDERIPPGIAMSAGYVPGVPRLGVPALRMSDAGLGVTNPGFRPGDTATALPATLALAGSFNPALARAAGEAIGREARSRGFNVQLAPAMNLTRDPRNGRNFEYLSEDPLLSATMAAETIAGIQAQGVIATVKHYSLNCNETNRHWLDAVIDPDAHRESDLLAFEIAIERAQPGAVMAAYNKVNGDYCSANHVLLNEVLKGVWGYRGWVMSDWGGTPSWECALGGLDQECGAQIDAILWQSEAFTDRLRAAHAEGEFSRERLSDMVRRILTSMYAVEIDRWDTAADTPDMFGHNEIALEIARQGIVLLQNRGALPLGPDSAARIAVIGGYAHTGVPIGCGSSAVVPPGGFADVIPIGGAGLTAGLRNLYLLPSRPLSELRKQLPHAQIEFDPGISPAEAVLAARRADIAIVFAIRVEGEGFDGADLSLPWGQDAVIAAVAAANPNTVVVLETGNPVAMPWRDSVNAIVQAWYPGQAGARAIAEILAGQVNPSGRLPITFPVDLGQTPRPELPDLGAPFGTPSTIRYTEGAEVGYRWFAHTGQTPMFAFGHGLSYTDFDYGDLVVSGGDTVRASFSVTNTGDRSGADVPQLYLTAAPGEQRLRLLGFERVELEPAETRRVTIEADPRLLARHDGGWRIRSGSYTVVVGASAVAPRLMAEVELTGGALQPP
- a CDS encoding TIGR04338 family metallohydrolase, with translation MRDSQRAKVYAAEDFVRTMFDRAAEHGSPSIDFFGTQLTLPPEGRFGSVASAQRYVDDVLALPAVRRQWPQVSPLRVRPRRAATAAHYENRDGAGVIAVPDRDTADWALRELVVLHEVAHHLCRAEPAHGAEFVATMCALTELVMGPELGHVLRVVYAKEGVR
- a CDS encoding PE family protein, which codes for MSSDLNASPEGLASASAGLSGVGEDISQATSAAAPSTTSIAPAAADEVSAAVTRLFATYGQQFQVLSAQSAAFHARFVRLLFSGGAAYALAEAANTDPLWGGTGSGGSGGNAIVVSSKRRAGGIIGGGNGGAGGFVNFYGNGAGPCGTVG